Part of the Azotosporobacter soli genome, TTAGGTTAAAATACCCCTGTGAAGTGTATTGAAACCCTTGGTCACTATGGAGTTGCAGCTCTGTAGTGACTTTTTCCTTTTTCATGGCAGTTCGAATTGTTTCAAGAACTAAATTTACAGTTTGTTCTGTTCCTGTTTTATAAGCAATAATACTGCGATCAAACGCATCGCGTATCATTGATAAATACAGGATTCCTTGGAGTGTATGGATGTATGAAATGTCGGTAACCCATTTCTGATTCGGCGCAGTTGCTTCAAAATCACGATTGAGTAGATTTTCATATTTATGAAGTTGTTGCTGCATTCTCTTGTATTTTTTACGTCGGCGAATTTGAGATAATAAATTATATTTGCTCATTAAGCGAAGAACGGTTTTCGGATCAATAAATATATTTCTATTCTGTTGAAGCCACAAATGAACCCTTCGATATCCATACGTTCTTTTTGATATTTCTTGGCATACCGCAATTTCTGCTACGATTCGTTCATTGCGATTCGGTTGATTCATGCGATGAACAAAATCATAGTACCCACTGCGTGATACATCAAAAAAGTCACACATTGCAGAGATAGAATAGCTGTCTTGGTTTTTATAAATTGCCATGTATTTTACAGATGGCCTCACTTCCTTCCAACGATTTGAAGAAAAGAACGTAATAGTTCGTTTTCCATCTTTAAACGCTTGATTTCATTATCTCTTTTATCCTGTATGGTAACATAGCTTTTAGGCGGTCTGCCTTTTTTCCGTGGAATAATTCCAGATTCAATCATCTTTTGTTTTCGGTTGTGTCTTCGGATTAGTTCTTTGATTACGTATTTATCCTTAAATCCATAGAACTCGCTAATTTCACGATTCGTTTTGCCTTCTTCTTTCATTTTTAGAACGTCGAGAATAATGTGTTCTCCAAAATGTTTTATTCCTCTTTGCCCTGACATATGAACACCCCCAGTCATAGATTAATTATCTACAACTGGGGGTGTTTTGTCATTGTCCGTTTTTATTGGTTCAGTTCATATGCGACTGTGGGGTGATCTTTACTTTTCCAGCGCGGCGCGCAGCATTTCAAATTGGGGCGGCGACGGTTCCAGCGTCAAGCGATGCAGGATTGCTCCGGCGTCAGCCTTGTCGATATCGCCGAGGATATCAAAGCGGCTGCCAAGCAGGCTGGTAAAAATCGCTTCATGATAATTGTCTTCTTGGATGATCTCTTCATATAGCGTTTTTTTCAGCCAATACGGTACCGGCCCGGAAACGAAGAGCAGCTTTTCCACCTGTTTTAACGAACGCGGCGGCGTTAGCATTTGCAGCCAGGCCTCGGCAACGCGCTTTGGGTTTTCAAAATAATCGCACCACAACGTATATTCGACCGGACGCGATACGCTTTCTTCATCACTGTATAGATAGCCGCGAAACCTGGCCCAAACCGAATTCCGCTCTGACGCTCCAAGCTCTTTCCAGTGTTCGGCAATGCCGGCTAAGAGCGCATACGCCGGCAGTTCCTCATAAATCGCGAATATCGCATCCAGCTTGCTTCGCACCGTCTTTTCCTCCGCCCAAATCAGATCGCTGATCTTGTATGGCACCGGTGAATTGACGCAGCCGCTGCGCCATCGCATCAGGTTCGCCGCTTCCTGCGGCATTTGGCGGCAAGCCTCTTCGTATTCGGCTTGCCCGACAATTCCTTTGATCCGTTTCAAATCGATCATGGCCAGCTTCACTCCCCATCACGCGCTGTCATTACCCTCTCGTTCCCTCCACTTTAGCAAATTTCAGCGAAAGCGCCTATATTTTTTAATTTATTCAACCCTTTCTTTTTTAATAAAAGCCGTTTTCGCAACACGTGACGGCAAGTCGCTGAGAAACATCGCTTTTTTCAAACGCTGTTTCGCCCGATAAAAAAGGATTTTCCCCTTCCGCAACAAATATCTTACTTATGGATTCGCTCTGCTTTTTCACTCTTACATGCTGGGAGGTTTTCTTATGCACATGGCTGATGCCTTACTTTCGCCAGCGGTCAGCGCCACGATGTGGCTGAGCGCCGCAGGCCTGACCGCTTACGCCTCCCGTCGCCTACCGACGCAATTGGAAGAAGACCGCGTTCCGCTGATGGGCGTACTGGGCGCATTTGTCTTTGCCGCACAAATGCTTAACTTTTCCATCCCCGGCACCGGTTCAAGCGGCCATCTTGTCGGCGCGATCTTATTGGCGGCGCTGCTCGGACCGTGCGCCGCGTTCCTTGTCATGGTCTCGGTCCTTTCGATTCAGGCTTTTTTCTTTGCCGACGGAGGACTGCTGGCGCTCGGCTGCAATATCTTCAACATGGCTTTTCTGCCCTGTTTTATCGCCTACCCTCTCGTTTACCGGCCGCTGGCCGACAAACATCTCTCGCTCGCTGCGGTTCTTTCTGCCGTCATCGCTTTGCAGCTCGGCGCGTTGGCGGTCGTGCTCGAAACGAGCTTGTCCGGCATTTCCGCCTTGCCGCTTGCCGCCTTTCTTGCACTGATGCAGCCGATCCATCTTGCGATCGGTTTGATCGAAGGTTTAATCACCGCCGCAATCCTGGCTTTTATCCGTCGGGCGGAACCGGGACTGTTAGGGCAGAAATCTGGCGCATTGCCCTCACGCGGCAGATCCGCGTTCACTCCGGTGCTGATCGTTTTCGCAGTGCTGGCCTTTTGCAGCGCGGGCTTCTTCGTCTGGTTCGCGTCGAGTAGCCCGGACGGTCTCGAATGGTCGATTGAAAAACTGACCGGACAAACGGAACTGCCTCCGCCGGAGGGAATTCATGCCGTCATCGCCCGCTTGCAGGAAAGCAGCGCATTCTTTGCCAATTATACCTTGCCCGCCGCGGCGGCAAACGTGGACGCCGAAAGCGTCAAGCAAAACAATGCCTGGCCGAATGTGGAAAGCAGCGTTTCCATCGCCGGCATCGCGGGCGCACTGATCACGCTATTCGTCAGCACTTTGCTGGGAAAAAGTCTGCGCGCCTATCATGCCGCCGCTAAACGCAGCTAAAAAGGAGTTTTATCTTGTTACGATTAGAATCCGCCTGGCTGCATCTGCACCAATTCGATGAACTGGCCACACTGCACACGCCAATCCATAGGCGTCACGCAAGCGCTAAAATACTGGTCACGTTTGCGCTGCTCGTTTTGACGGCCTCTTTTCCTCCTTATGCTTTCTCCGCAATGCTGCCGCTTTTGCTTTATCCGCTGCTTTTGCTTCGCCTGGGGAGAATACCGTTCTCGCCCGTTCTCAAACGCCTGGCGTTGGCGCTCCCGTTTTTGCTCTGTCTCGGTCTTTTTAATCCGCTCCTTGACCATACACCGCTATTGGTCTTCGGTTCCTGGCAGGTAAGCGGCGGTTGGCTCTCTTTCTTTTCACTTTTGCTGCGCTCTGGCCTTGCGGTGAGCGCCGCTTTGCTGCTTCTGGCTACGACAGGTCTGCCTGCGCTTTGCCACGCTTTGCTTGCTTGGCATGTGCCGCGCCCTCTGCTGGTTCAATTCCTTCTTTTGCATCGCTACAGCTATGTGCTGCTCGAAGAAATGCTGCGCACGCTGCGCGCCTACCAGCTTCGTTCCAACGGCAGCGCGGCGCTGCAACGTTCCGTTTGGGGTTCTTTGCCCGGCCATTTGCTGCTGCGCAGTCATCAGCGCGCCAAACGAATCTATCAGGCGATGCTTTGCCGCGGCTTCGACGGTTCGCTGCCGCTTCCCTCCGCCGCACCGTTTACCTGGCTCGATGCGCTTTACGTGGCCGCCTGGGGCACTTTTTTTCTGTTCGTGCGCTGCTATGACTTACCGCACGCCTTAGTCACTTTATTCTTAGGAGGCCGCCTGTGATGCAATCGATTATTCAAATCGACGCTCTTTCTTATCAATATCCGGATGGAACGGTCGCCTTGGACGGCATCAGCTGTCAAATTCAACGCGGCGAAAGCGTCGCAGTCATCGGCGCCAACGGCGCGGGAAAATCCACCTTGCTCGCGCATCTTGTCGGCTTGCTGACGCCGCAGCAAGGACAAATCCGAATCGGCGACCATGCACTGACGCAGCAAACGCTCGCACCGATCCGTCGCTTGGTCGGCATGGTCTTTCAAAACCCGGATGATCAGCTTTTTATGCCCACCGTGTGGGAAGACGTCGCCTTCGGGCCTTTGAATCTCGGTCTAACGGACGATGAAGTCAATCAGCGCGCAACAAAGGCGCTTGCACAAGTCGGTGCGCTTGCGCTACGAACGCGCGCACCGTATAAACTGTCCGGCGGACAAAAGCGAGCCGTTTCACTTGCGGCCGTACTGGCCATGCAGCCTGAGATCCTCGTCATGGACGAACCGAGCGCCGGGCTCGACTCCGCTTCGCGCCGCCAGCTGATCAATCTTTTTCTGACGCTTGAGCAGACCCGCGTCATCGTTAGCCATGATCTGGACCTGATTCTCGACACCTGCCCACGCACGATCATCTTGAAAAACGCCCGTCTCTTAGCGGACGGACCCAGCAGCGTGTTGCTGCAAGACGACAAGCTGCTCGCAGCAGCAGGTTTGGAAAAGCCGCTGCGTTTTCAAGACTGTCCGCTCTGCAAAAGCAGGCAGCATGCTTAAATAGTCTCAGAGACCGCCGTATGGCGGTCTCTGAGACTATCGACAAGATGAAATCAAGTGGGATGTTTTTTACACGAAGAGTCGAAGAAGGGAAGGTCGGAAGAGATTTTAAATTCTTCCTTTCTTCTCACCGGGTCGATAGTATCGACCCGCTTCGCTTCTTCGTGTTTCGTTTTCTTTACTCTTTCTATTCGTTCCTGTTATCGCATTCTACTTCTTCAATTGTCTCTTCTCTTTATTTCTTATCAAACTCCGTTTTATACAAACGCCGGTTATGCAAGAGCCAGACTTTTTCCGTCAGTTGGCCCGCTTCGACGCCCGAGAGAACTTTCCCCATGTCATACATCCGCGCATCCATCAAATCGAGATAATGCAGGATTTCCGCCTCCGGAACCATCGGACGCTTCGGGCTGCCGAACTCCGGTTCATAGTGGTGCGAAAGGATCATATGCTGCAGCACCATCGCAACCTCCGGATTGGCTCCGGTTGCTTCCGCTGCGCGGTCGACCAGTTTGATGCCCTGTACGATATGGCCCAGCATTTCGCCTTCGATCGTGTAGGCATTGACCAGGCCCAGTTCGCCCGCATCCATTTCCTCAATCTTCGCCAGATCATGCAAGATCACGCCCGCGGTCAAAAGGTCTTTGTTTAAAAGCGGGTAAACCTCGGCGACCTTCTGCGCCATCGTCAGCATCGTCAGGACATGGTAGAGCAGACCGGAACGGATGGAATGGTGGTTTTGCTTCGCCGCCGGATAGTAAATCAGCTGCGCTTCAAATTGTCCCACCAGATGTGTCACCAGACGGCGGATATCCTCCTGTCCGATCGCCGCAATCGCGGCCTTCAGCTCCGTCAGCATCGTTTCCGCCTCGATCGGCGCGCTCGGCACAAAATCAGCCAGCTTCACATTGTCTTCCGGCAAAGCGAGGCGGATCTTTTCCACCTTCAGCTGCAAGCGCCCCTGCCACTCGTCCACCTTGCCGCGAATCTTGACCAGGCTGTGTTGAATGTATATCTCTTCCTCGCCGTTCTTACAGTCCCACAGCTTCGAACCCATTTCGCCGCTGTCATCGGCGACGATCAGATCCAGATACCGTTTGCCGTTGGAACCGGTCTTGCCGTCCGCCTGCTTTAGAAGGAAAAATCCTTCGGCGGCATCGCCCGCCTTCAATGCAGCAATTTTTTTCTCCATCATATCTCCTCACTATCTTCCCGTCTTCCCACAACCGGTAAGTGCAAATCAAACTGCAGTGAAACCAACCGGATGATCACCGTTATGGCAAAGCAAAGGTACATCGCGCCTTCGCTGCCAAGCTGCGGCCGTGCATAAAAGAGCCCCAGCGCGCCGGCCAAAGACGCGACCGCATAGATTTCACGCCGAAAGACCAGTGGAATTTCACGCGCCAGCATATCCCGGATGATTCCGCCGCCTACGCCGGTCAAGACGCCCATCATGACCGTCAGCAGGAGGCGATTATAATCGAGCGCGAACGCCAGATTCGCTCCGGCCGCGGTAAACGCGCCGAGCCCGACGGCATCGCAGACCAGCATCAGCTTGTTGTATTCGCCCAACCAGCGATACGTGAAGCAGGTCGCCACCGTTGTAAGAATGCTGATAATCGTAAAGATCGGATACATGAAAGCCGTGGGCGGTACTTTACCGATCAATAAGTCGCGCAAGATACCGCCGCCAACTGCGGTCGCCAATGCCAGCATCAGCACGCCGAAAATATCGAGTCGTCGCTGAATGCCTACCAAAGCACCCGCCGCGGCGAAGGCAATCGTGCCAATAATTTCAAAAATACCAAGTACGTTCACTACACTGTCTCCTTCTTGCTGCTATGATAATCCGTTTCATCGCGATGTTACACTTTTCGAGAAAAACGTGATTCTATCATATCAAAAAAGAAGCGCTCTGACCAGATACGTTACACTTTATTTTTTGTAGCGGCAAGCGGGTTCAAGAGATTAGGCGGCTCTTTCTTTTCCACCAAGGCTGCCAGCAGATTGTCCACTGTCAGCATACTCATCGCAGTTCTTGTTTCGATCGTAGCACTGCCCAGATGCGGCGCCAAGACAACATTGTCAAGTTCGCTGAGTCCCGCGGCCAGCAAAGGCTCCTCTTCGTAAACGTCAAGACCGGCGCCCCAGATCTGTCCGCTTTTTAGCGCACTCACCAATGCCGCCTCGTCAACGACCGCGCCGCGTGCCGTATTGACCAGGATCGCGGTCTTTTTCATCTGTGCCAGTTCCCGACTGCCGATATAGTGGCGCGTCTCCTGTGAAAGAGGCATATGCAGCGACAGGAAATCGGCTTTTGCCAGCAAGACGTCCTTCTCCACGAATTGCGCGCCGGTTTCCGCTTCGAGTTCTTCTTTTCGCTGCCGCGCGGTATAGAGTATTTTCATGTTGAAACCCTTGGCCCGTTTCGCCATCGCCGCTCCGATCCGCCCCGCACCGGCAATGCCGAGCGTTTTGCCGCTGATTTCGCGCCCGAGCATATACAAAGGGCCCCAGCCTTTAAAACCCTGTTTGCTGCGCATGACCCGATCGCCTTCCGCGACCCGCCTGGCCGTAGCGAGCAGCAGCGCCCAGGCCATATCGGCCGTGGCATCGGTCAGGACGTCCGGCGTATTGGTCACCCAGATGCCGCGCCGCGAAGCCGCATCGATATCGATGTGATTGAACCCTACGCCGAAGTTGGCGATGATCCTGCACCGCTCGCCCATCGCTTCGATCACCGCCTCGTCGATTACATCGCCGATCGCGCAGAAAATTCCATCGTAATCCGCCTCCGCCAGCCTGAGCAGCATTTCCTCTTTGCTAAGCAGACGATCCTGCTCGTTCACCACGATGTCCACCTGTTCGCGCAGCCGATCCATCGCCTCCTGCGGCATCTTCAGCGTCACATAAACCTTGGGTCTAGTCATTTCACACGCCTCCTTCCCTTCATTTCAGCCACAATAGGATGCCGCCAGCAATCCGTCTGATGATCATTGACCATGCCGACCGCCTGCATGAACGCATAGCAGATCGTCGGGCCGACGAACGTGAAGCCGCGCTGCTTGAGCGCCTTGCTCATCCGGCGCGATTCCTCCGTCTCCGCCGGGACATCGCCCAGCTCGCGCCAGTTATTCTCTAACGGTTTCCCTCCCACGAACTGCCAAAGAAAAGCAACCGCACCGCCGCTCTCCTCTTCAAGTTTCAGATACGCCGCGGCATTTCTCACCAGCGCCTTCATCTTCAGGCGATTGCGGATCAAACCGGTATCCTGCATGCATCGCTCCAGCTCCGCTTCCGTCATCTGCGCCATCGCCAGCGGATCGAAGCCATGAAAAACCTGCCGATAGCGTTCGCGTTTCTTTAAGACCGTAAGCCAGCTAAGCCCCGCCTGCAAACCCTCCAAAAGCAGCATTTCAAAGAGCGCTTTTGCATCAAACTGCGGCACGCCCCATTCCTCATCATGATATTTTTCATAGAGAGGATCTTGCGTCAGCCATGCGCAACGTTTTTTCTCTTCCATCCTGTTCTCCTTTCCTGCTTGCTTTTACCAACCGGCAACAGCGAAGAGCGCCATATACACTGGGATGACAAACATGCCGACAATCGTGCTTAGCGTCGTCACAACCGCGCCGTATTTCGCATCCGCGCCATAGCTTTGCGCCACGATCGCCGTCTGCGTCATGACAGGCAATGCAGCCTGGATAATAAAAACCTTCTGCATCAAAAGCGGCAGCGGCAATAGCTGCGCGACCGCAAAAATCACCGCGGGTGCGACGATGAAGCGCCCGGCCAGCACCGCCGCCATATCGCGGCTGAACTCCAAACGCTTCAGATCGACGCTGCGAATAGTCAGTCCGATAAAAAGCATCGATAACGGCGTCGTCAGATTGCCCAGGTAATGGCAGGTATCCATGACAAAGACCGGCAGTTGCCAGCCGAGGAGAATCAGCGCCATTGCCAAGAGAAAGCCCAGTAGCGGCGGCGAGAAGACCTTACCTGCGACGCCCCGCCAATCGATGCCCGGCGTCTTGCTGCCGTCCTGCTGAATGCCGCCGACGCCGACCGTCCAAAAGAAAGTCGTGTTCGCGATATAATAGAGCAGCACATACGGTACGCTGGCTTCGCCGAACAGCGCAAGATTGACCGGCAGACCGATGAAAATGCTGTTCGAGACAAAAAACATCGAACGAAAAATCCCCCGCCTCTGACGCGGCACGCGAATCAGTTTTGCAGTTGCATAAGCCAGGACGAATGAAAGCGCGATTGAAGCGAACGGCACCAGCATTCCCTTCGCCAGCTCCAATAGCAAAGCCTTGTTAAAACTGCTCAACAAATTCCAGATCATATAGCACGGCAAAGCAACATTGGTGATCAAACGCGCGAACGCGCGGCCGATCGTCGCATCCAGCCAGCCTTTCACCGTCAGCTGATAACCGGCGATGATCATCAAAATAATACTAATCATACTCTGAATGCTATGAAAAAATTCCATTACCATGATTTCCACCTGATTCCTTGTTCCCTATTGATAAAACCCGGCTCACGCCGGGTTTTCCTATCCTCTATGCCGCCAGCTTGGATCCGGCTCACGCAATCCGGACGCCCCGGCCAGCGTTTGCTGCATATGATCCAGCACCGACTGCGCGCTCACCGTTGTGATCACCGCTTCGCTGTCGCTGGCTTCCAGGCAGAGAATGTCGCGCACACCGGCTTGCACATAACTTGTGCCGCTGACAATCAATGCGTCATCTTCCGGCGTGTAACCGGCGCTGACATGAAGAATGCCCTCCAGCGCCAAAAAGCGGCCCGCCAGGCGCAACGCCCCCTCCGACAAACGATATTGTCCCGCTTCGTGCAAGAGCAGTCCCTTGCCGACCAGTTCTTGCGCCGCACGCTCACTCTCTTCCTGACTGAACGGCCAGTTGAGTTCGGCGGTATCGGCCATCAAGGCCGCCAGACTTTGCTGCAGCTGCGGCTTTTGTGCGGCAAAAGCAAGCAGGTCGCAGGCGACGGCAACCCGTTCGCCGTCGCCGCCCATTGCCGCCCAGAATTGCCGTCGCTGTTCATCGAGCAGACAGCAAAACAACACTCCCGCCAACGGGCTGACCTGACAATGAAAACGCTGGCCGATCAAGGTGCTCTTACCCATGTTCCGCCCCAGGCTGTCGAGCAGCTCACGAATCGGCGCAGGCGCTTCCAACAGAACCTCCTTGCCAAGCGCCGTCAGTGAGACGCCTTCGATATTGCACGCCGAAAAATAAACGGTATGCTCAAACAATTCGGGACTGTTGCTAAAACGCACCTGGACGAAGCCTTTGGCCTGCGCCAGTTCCTTTAAAACAGGCTGCAAACCCGGTTCACTCTCCTCCAAAACATCGCCCGCTTCCTCGCTCCAAACGGCAAACGGAGACAGCGGACTCATCGCGACGCCGAGCCGCTTGCCCCATGTCACCAATTGGCCCGGCGAAATACGCGTTTTGATCATCATCGGCACCCCTTTACCGCTATTCCCGTATTCCTTGGTACATTGCCTTGCGCTTGAACAGCGCCGTCTTAAATTCCCAGCCGGACATTTCCGCAATGTTTTTGATCTCACTGCGGATCCGGCTATATTCGCGCTGGTAGCTGCGTACTTTTTCATCCGAGTCATAAAGCAACTCATTGAGCCCTTCGCGCCCCTCAATTCCGAGTTTTCCGGACGCAAAGCCGCCGATAAAGCCGATTTCACTGCCCGTCTCTTTCACCATTTCCCAAAAGACGACGACTTTTTCCTCTTCCTGCAACAATAAATAGGCGGTATATTCGAGCTTCTTGTGTCCAAAGCCCCAATCGGCATCGCCCAACAAGCTTTCAATTTCCAAATCGCTTTTTTGCCCTTTGACGGTTCGCAATGTATCATGCCTCTGCAACATATCTTCTACGGCAGAGAGAATCGCATCCTTCGCGCACTGCTGTCCGAGAATCCCTTCTTCACCACATTGACTGCATGCGCGGCTTCCCTCGGGCAGCACGCAACCGCATTGACGGCATCGCATAAGCCGATTCCTCCTTCAGTCATAACGCCTTCTATAGCTATTCGCTTCGCTGCGAAAGTTCCCCTTTCGCCAGCGCTCAGACATTTTTATTTTTTTCTAACAGCGCCGCCTTCGCAACCGCCTCGGGATACGTCGCGCACTCGACAAGCCACCTCTCACTTTGCAACCGTGAGCCGTCTTCATTTAGCTTGCGCCAGCTGGCATCCAGCGCGCTTATTTTTCTCCACACCGCATCCGCCGCAACCGGATCTTTAGAATAAAACGCTACGCTTTCCTCATATTGCTCGCGCAGTTTTAGCGTGTGCAGCCGCTCCTCTTTCACCTTGATCACCACGCCGCCAGCCTCCGCCAATTCCTCCGGCGACGCCAGCCATTTCACTTCCATTTCCGCACTGAATTGCAGCATATGCGTCGCCCAGACATAATCCATCAGCGCGATTGCCACTGCAATATCTAACTCCCGCCCCGGCTTAAGCGCCAAAATTTCTTCCTGCGTCATCTTGCTCCCCCCGAAGGTTTTATCTTTATTATAACAGCAAAGCAAAACGAACTCATTAAGAGTTTTACACAAAAAAGCAGCTGTCACCGCAAGCACGATTAGAACTACAAAGACGCAGAGGCCACAAAACAAAACATTCTTCGCGACCTCTCTTGCTCCTGGTAATCTCTGCCGCCCATAGTGTCGACAATTGAAAAAGAATGCGCTTCCCTTCTTCGACTCTTCGTGTAAAAAACGTCTCACTTACTAGTATTCTTTATGGTGAAGATCTGGCTCTATACAAAAAGCTGCCTCATTTAGGCGAAAAAGCCTATTTTGAGACAGCCCCTTTTCGTATACTATTTTTTTGCCGCAAGCGCGACCGCAATGTCGGCGGCGACTTTGGCATTGTTTTTCACCAGCGCGATGTTCGTGATCAGCGACTGCCCGCCGGTGATCTCCTTTACTTTCGCCAGCAAAAACGGCGTCGTATCTTTGCCGGATACGCCTTTTTCTTCACAAGACGCCAACGCCTGATCGATGGCCTTGGTGATCAGATCCGCATCGATCTCGCTCGCTGTCGGGACCGGGTTGGCCACGACCACCCCGCCGCGCAAACCCAAATCCCACTTCGTTTTAACCGCATTCGCCACTTCCGCGGCACTGTCACAGCGATAATCAACGCGATAACCGGAGACCCTGGTGTAGAAAGCCGGGAATTCGTCCGTCTGATAGCCGGCCACCGGCACACCATACGTTTCCAGCACTTCGAGAGTCAGTCCAATATCGAGAATCGATTTTGCGCCCGCACATACGATCGCGACATCCGTACGGGCCAATTCCGTCAAGTCCGCCGAAATGTCAAACGTCTGCTGCGCCCGGCGATGCACGCCGCCGATGCCGCCGGTCGCAAACACGCGTATTCCGGCGAGCGCTGCGATAATCATCGTTGATGCCACCGTAGTCGCGCCGTTCAAGCCTTTTGCCACAACAAACGGCAGATCGCGCCGCGACACCTTTTCGACATCCTTTGCCTTGCCCAGCATTTCCACTTCGTCCCGGCTCAAACCGACTTTGATTTTTCCGCCCAAAATGGCAATTGTCGCGGGTACCGCGCCTTGTTTACGAATAATTTCTTCCAGTTCCAGTGCCGTCTTCACGTTATCCGGATACGGCATGCCATGCGAAATGATCGTCGATTCCAAGGCCACCACGGCTTTTCCCTGCGCTAACGCCGCCTGTACTTCCTCACTGACGCTCATGTATTGTTCGTATTGCATATCCTATTCCTCCATCTCTTCTTTGAATAATTCCGGGCCGACCTCGCTTGAAACCGCGGCATCAACCGCACAGGTCAGCGCGGCCGCACGCGCCGCTATTTTCGCCGCGCGTTGCGGTAAAAAGCCTTTCAAGAGCGCAACAAACGCCGCCGCAAACAGCGCGTCGCCTGCGCCGGTTTCATTGACCAGCTCGCCATTGCTTTGCGGCGCAATCAACTCGCGATACAAATCGCTGTACCAGACGAAGCCTTCCGGCCCCATTGATACAATCACATTTTGCGCCCCCTGTGCGGCAAGCAGCGCCGCACACTCTTGTGCGCCCGCGCCGTTTTCGCAATCGATTCCCGTCAAGACCTGCGCCTCAAAACGATTCGGTTTCAGTAAAAGCGCACCGTCAATCGCCTCTTTAATCCGCACCGCCTTGATGTTGGAAACCGGCTCCAGCGCATAAGCGATCTTTTTTTTGCGCAAAAGCGCGGCCAGCTCCGCAATAAAAGCCGATGAAAAATTCGCATCGATGATAACGCCATCGTACGAAGAAAAATCAATACCCGCCGCCAGCAAATCCGGTAGCGTAATCGACTCTAGGCCCGACATGTCGCAAAAGGCGCGCGCCATCAAGCCGTCTTGATCGAGCGAAGCGATATAAATACCCGTACTGGCCTTGTCGATGCAAACCGTTTCAATCCCCTTCGCCGCCAGATCCT contains:
- a CDS encoding IS3 family transposase, whose protein sequence is MAIYKNQDSYSISAMCDFFDVSRSGYYDFVHRMNQPNRNERIVAEIAVCQEISKRTYGYRRVHLWLQQNRNIFIDPKTVLRLMSKYNLLSQIRRRKKYKRMQQQLHKYENLLNRDFEATAPNQKWVTDISYIHTLQGILYLSMIRDAFDRSIIAYKTGTEQTVNLVLETIRTAMKKEKVTTELQLHSDQGFQYTSQGYFNLTKEYGITPSMSRRGNCYDNALAENFFSILKAECISRIHLKTFAEANEVIDEYIYFYNFERIQLKTKLTPYEKRCQFA
- a CDS encoding energy-coupling factor ABC transporter permease — translated: MHMADALLSPAVSATMWLSAAGLTAYASRRLPTQLEEDRVPLMGVLGAFVFAAQMLNFSIPGTGSSGHLVGAILLAALLGPCAAFLVMVSVLSIQAFFFADGGLLALGCNIFNMAFLPCFIAYPLVYRPLADKHLSLAAVLSAVIALQLGALAVVLETSLSGISALPLAAFLALMQPIHLAIGLIEGLITAAILAFIRRAEPGLLGQKSGALPSRGRSAFTPVLIVFAVLAFCSAGFFVWFASSSPDGLEWSIEKLTGQTELPPPEGIHAVIARLQESSAFFANYTLPAAAANVDAESVKQNNAWPNVESSVSIAGIAGALITLFVSTLLGKSLRAYHAAAKRS
- the cbiQ gene encoding cobalt ECF transporter T component CbiQ, translated to MLRLESAWLHLHQFDELATLHTPIHRRHASAKILVTFALLVLTASFPPYAFSAMLPLLLYPLLLLRLGRIPFSPVLKRLALALPFLLCLGLFNPLLDHTPLLVFGSWQVSGGWLSFFSLLLRSGLAVSAALLLLATTGLPALCHALLAWHVPRPLLVQFLLLHRYSYVLLEEMLRTLRAYQLRSNGSAALQRSVWGSLPGHLLLRSHQRAKRIYQAMLCRGFDGSLPLPSAAPFTWLDALYVAAWGTFFLFVRCYDLPHALVTLFLGGRL
- a CDS encoding ABC transporter ATP-binding protein; the encoded protein is MQSIIQIDALSYQYPDGTVALDGISCQIQRGESVAVIGANGAGKSTLLAHLVGLLTPQQGQIRIGDHALTQQTLAPIRRLVGMVFQNPDDQLFMPTVWEDVAFGPLNLGLTDDEVNQRATKALAQVGALALRTRAPYKLSGGQKRAVSLAAVLAMQPEILVMDEPSAGLDSASRRQLINLFLTLEQTRVIVSHDLDLILDTCPRTIILKNARLLADGPSSVLLQDDKLLAAAGLEKPLRFQDCPLCKSRQHA
- a CDS encoding 3'-5' exoribonuclease YhaM family protein, coding for MMEKKIAALKAGDAAEGFFLLKQADGKTGSNGKRYLDLIVADDSGEMGSKLWDCKNGEEEIYIQHSLVKIRGKVDEWQGRLQLKVEKIRLALPEDNVKLADFVPSAPIEAETMLTELKAAIAAIGQEDIRRLVTHLVGQFEAQLIYYPAAKQNHHSIRSGLLYHVLTMLTMAQKVAEVYPLLNKDLLTAGVILHDLAKIEEMDAGELGLVNAYTIEGEMLGHIVQGIKLVDRAAEATGANPEVAMVLQHMILSHHYEPEFGSPKRPMVPEAEILHYLDLMDARMYDMGKVLSGVEAGQLTEKVWLLHNRRLYKTEFDKK
- a CDS encoding trimeric intracellular cation channel family protein, producing the protein MNVLGIFEIIGTIAFAAAGALVGIQRRLDIFGVLMLALATAVGGGILRDLLIGKVPPTAFMYPIFTIISILTTVATCFTYRWLGEYNKLMLVCDAVGLGAFTAAGANLAFALDYNRLLLTVMMGVLTGVGGGIIRDMLAREIPLVFRREIYAVASLAGALGLFYARPQLGSEGAMYLCFAITVIIRLVSLQFDLHLPVVGRREDSEEI
- a CDS encoding D-glycerate dehydrogenase — translated: MTRPKVYVTLKMPQEAMDRLREQVDIVVNEQDRLLSKEEMLLRLAEADYDGIFCAIGDVIDEAVIEAMGERCRIIANFGVGFNHIDIDAASRRGIWVTNTPDVLTDATADMAWALLLATARRVAEGDRVMRSKQGFKGWGPLYMLGREISGKTLGIAGAGRIGAAMAKRAKGFNMKILYTARQRKEELEAETGAQFVEKDVLLAKADFLSLHMPLSQETRHYIGSRELAQMKKTAILVNTARGAVVDEAALVSALKSGQIWGAGLDVYEEEPLLAAGLSELDNVVLAPHLGSATIETRTAMSMLTVDNLLAALVEKKEPPNLLNPLAATKNKV
- a CDS encoding DNA-3-methyladenine glycosylase I; this translates as MEEKKRCAWLTQDPLYEKYHDEEWGVPQFDAKALFEMLLLEGLQAGLSWLTVLKKRERYRQVFHGFDPLAMAQMTEAELERCMQDTGLIRNRLKMKALVRNAAAYLKLEEESGGAVAFLWQFVGGKPLENNWRELGDVPAETEESRRMSKALKQRGFTFVGPTICYAFMQAVGMVNDHQTDCWRHPIVAEMKGRRRVK